A genomic region of Methanocaldococcus sp. contains the following coding sequences:
- a CDS encoding type II glyceraldehyde-3-phosphate dehydrogenase — MVNVLINGYGSIGKRVADAVSIQDDMKVVGVTKTKPDFEARLAVEKGYKLFVAIPDKERVKLFEDAGIPVEGTILDIIEDVDIVVDGAPKKIGKQNLENIYKPHKVKAILQGGEKAKDVEDNFNALWSYDRCYGKDYVRVVSCNTTGLCRILYAINSVADIKKARVVLVRRAADPNDDKRGPINAIVPNPVTVPSHHGPDVVSVVPEFEGKIVTSAVIVPTTLMHQHTLMVEVENNVSRDDILESIEKTPRIITVKYEDGFTSTAQIIEYGRDLGRLRYDINELVVWEESVNVVDNEIFLMQAVHQESIVIPENIDCIRSMLQLEEDKFKSIEKTNKAMGIK, encoded by the coding sequence ATGGTTAATGTTTTAATAAACGGTTATGGGTCAATTGGTAAAAGAGTGGCAGATGCTGTTTCAATCCAAGATGATATGAAGGTTGTAGGAGTTACTAAAACCAAACCTGATTTTGAAGCAAGGTTGGCTGTTGAGAAAGGTTATAAATTATTTGTAGCAATTCCAGATAAAGAGAGAGTTAAATTATTTGAAGATGCTGGAATCCCTGTAGAAGGAACAATATTAGATATTATAGAAGATGTTGATATTGTCGTTGATGGTGCCCCAAAAAAGATAGGAAAGCAGAATTTAGAAAATATTTACAAGCCACACAAAGTTAAGGCTATACTACAAGGAGGAGAAAAGGCTAAGGATGTTGAAGATAATTTTAACGCTCTTTGGAGTTATGACAGATGTTATGGAAAAGATTATGTAAGGGTTGTCTCTTGTAACACAACTGGTTTATGTAGAATATTATATGCTATAAATTCAGTTGCAGACATTAAAAAGGCGAGAGTAGTATTAGTTAGAAGAGCGGCAGATCCAAATGATGATAAAAGAGGACCAATTAATGCCATAGTTCCTAATCCTGTAACTGTCCCTTCCCATCATGGTCCTGATGTAGTTTCAGTAGTTCCTGAATTTGAGGGGAAGATAGTAACATCAGCAGTTATTGTTCCTACAACTTTGATGCATCAGCATACATTGATGGTTGAAGTTGAAAACAATGTTAGTAGAGATGATATTTTAGAATCTATTGAGAAAACTCCAAGAATTATAACTGTTAAATATGAAGATGGATTTACATCAACCGCACAAATAATAGAATATGGAAGAGATTTAGGTAGATTGAGATATGATATAAATGAATTAGTTGTTTGGGAAGAAAGTGTTAATGTTGTAGATAATGAGATATTTTTAATGCAAGCAGTTCATCAAGAGAGTATAGTTATTCCAGAGAATATTGACTGTATAAGATCTATGCTTCAATTAGAAGAAGATAAATTTAAATCAATTGAAAAAACTAATAAGGCTATGGGAATCAAATAA